Proteins found in one Oncorhynchus tshawytscha isolate Ot180627B linkage group LG25, Otsh_v2.0, whole genome shotgun sequence genomic segment:
- the LOC112224462 gene encoding ankyrin repeat domain-containing protein 61-like: MAMMSMQHRAEACLRVLCNHGVNINAEVDSDGRHTALHLAVRYGALPAISILASHGAKINTIDHFGMMPLHMAAGILNTEMTASLIKLGADVNKVMSKSGNSPLHLAALAAANKPVKALGVDLGCIIELLDQGADPNTVNHAGRTALHEACSGGHEAVVALLLKYGADINQLTTAGENCLFLYLDQKLNLRHTSLLWKLLTMTYPLTISNRDGHLPSSLMLPEYFDQRDQLLNLCQQPRSLMDICKIHIYQRYWKSHGRECLKQVLPDRVHDFVFNHWENACDVMFVKEGDDIPPRFPRFPNMEDFTMPQGV, translated from the exons GTGGACAGTGACGGCCGCCACACCGCGCTTCACCTGGCTGTTCGCTACGGAGCCCTGCCCGCTATCAGCATCCTGGCGAGCCACGGTGCCAAAATCAACACCATCGACCACTTTGGGATGATGCCACTGCATATGGCTGCCGGGATCCTCAATACAGAGATGACAGCCAGCCTGATCAAGCTTGGGGCTGACGTCAACAAG GTGATGAGTAAGTCGGGTAACAGCCCCCTCCACCTGGCTGCCCTGGCGGCGGCCAACAAGCCAGTGAAGGCCCTGGGAGTGGACCTGGGCTGTATCATTGAGCTGCTGGATCAGGGGGCTGACCCGAACACAGTGAACCATGCCGGGCGCACGGCCCTGCACGAGGCCTGTAGCGGGGGCCACGAGGCCGTGGTGGCGCTCCTCCTGAAGTATGGAGCGGACATCAACCAGCTGACCACCGCAGGGGAAAACTGCCTCTTCCTGTACCTGGATCAGAAGCTCAACCTGAGGCACACCTCTCTACTGTGGAAGCTCCTCACCATGACCTACCCCCTGACCATCAGCAACAGAGATGGCCACCTGCCCAGCTCTTTAATGCTCCCAGAGTACTTTGACCAGCGGGACCAGCTACTGAACCTGTGCCAGCAGCCTAGGAGCCTCATGGACATATGTAAGATCCACATCTACCAACGCTATTGGAAGAGTCATGGTAGAGAATGCCTGAAGCAGGTTCTGCCAGACAGGGTGCATGACTTTGTGTTTAACCATTGGGAAAACGCATGTGATGTCATGTTTGTTAAGGAGGGTGATGACATCCCACCTCGGTTCCCCCGCTTTCCCAATATGGAGGACTTCACCATGCCTCAAGGAGTCTAA